From a single Rhizobium lusitanum genomic region:
- a CDS encoding group II truncated hemoglobin has translation MSEETITLYQAIGGDQTVRALTTRFYDLMDTLPEAANCRAVHPPSLEGSREKFYEYLTGYLGGPQLYIEKRGHPRLRSRHFVAAIGPTERDEWLLCFRRAMEETIENEKLRAIIWEPIERLAFHMQNRE, from the coding sequence TTGAGCGAAGAGACCATCACACTCTACCAGGCGATCGGCGGTGATCAGACCGTGCGGGCGCTGACGACGCGCTTCTACGATCTGATGGACACGCTGCCGGAAGCGGCCAACTGCCGCGCCGTGCATCCGCCCAGCCTCGAAGGCTCCCGCGAAAAGTTCTACGAATATCTGACCGGCTATCTCGGCGGACCGCAGCTCTATATCGAGAAACGCGGCCATCCGCGCCTGCGCAGCCGCCACTTCGTCGCGGCCATCGGCCCGACCGAGCGCGACGAATGGCTGCTCTGCTTCCGCCGCGCCATGGAAGAAACCATCGAAAACGAGAAGCTGCGGGCGATAATCTGGGAGCCCATCGAGCGCCTCGCCTTCCACATGCAAAACCGGGAATGA
- a CDS encoding DUF423 domain-containing protein, with the protein MSLSTIIRPLTLFVAGILGAAGVALAAAASHGGDTHFLGAASTMCLAHAPALLALYIGYDRIRTAPVATILLGLGTLIFAGDLVSRHFLGSSLFPLAAPTGGLGMVAGWVVVALGAFFRKSVAGV; encoded by the coding sequence ATGAGCCTCAGCACGATAATCCGTCCGCTCACCCTGTTTGTTGCCGGTATCCTCGGCGCTGCCGGCGTCGCGCTCGCCGCCGCCGCATCCCATGGCGGCGATACGCACTTCCTCGGCGCCGCCTCGACCATGTGCCTGGCGCATGCCCCTGCCCTGCTCGCCCTCTATATCGGCTACGACCGCATCCGCACCGCGCCGGTGGCGACCATACTGCTTGGATTGGGAACGCTGATTTTCGCGGGCGATCTCGTCAGCCGCCATTTCCTCGGCAGCTCGCTATTTCCCCTGGCGGCACCGACCGGAGGACTGGGTATGGTGGCGGGATGGGTTGTTGTAGCGCTGGGAGCGTTCTTCAGGAAATCGGTGGCGGGAGTTTGA
- a CDS encoding DUF2325 domain-containing protein: MARKGKRDLGRDSREAQKPEQTVGKSSLDGRSFLYVGGRDCQVAHLRQIASNFGAELIHHDGGLREAVSRIDTVLPSVDCVFCPIDCISHDACLRVKTGCKKFGKTFVPLRNGSKSSLERALTTMNERDAAR; this comes from the coding sequence ATGGCGCGTAAGGGGAAGAGGGATTTGGGCCGGGATAGTCGCGAGGCGCAAAAGCCGGAGCAGACAGTCGGAAAATCCAGTCTTGATGGGCGTAGCTTCCTCTATGTCGGTGGTCGTGATTGCCAGGTGGCGCATCTGCGTCAGATCGCCAGCAACTTCGGCGCCGAGCTGATCCATCATGATGGCGGCTTGCGCGAGGCGGTGTCGCGCATCGACACCGTGCTGCCTTCCGTCGACTGCGTCTTCTGCCCGATCGACTGTATTAGCCACGATGCCTGCTTGCGGGTGAAGACCGGCTGCAAGAAGTTCGGCAAGACGTTCGTACCCTTGCGCAACGGCAGTAAGTCGAGCCTGGAGCGGGCGCTGACGACGATGAACGAACGAGACGCCGCTCGATGA
- a CDS encoding antibiotic biosynthesis monooxygenase family protein codes for MYIAMNRFKVVIGSETAFETIWKDRDSRLGDVPGFVEFRLLRGSTNVEEGYTLFSSHTIWRSEEDFLNWTKSENFREAHRNAGNNKALYWGPPRFEGFNVVAGV; via the coding sequence ATGTACATCGCCATGAACCGCTTCAAGGTCGTCATCGGTTCGGAGACTGCTTTCGAAACTATTTGGAAAGACCGTGATTCCCGACTGGGGGATGTTCCGGGTTTCGTGGAGTTCCGCCTGCTGCGTGGCTCCACCAATGTCGAGGAGGGCTATACGCTGTTTTCCTCGCACACGATCTGGCGTAGCGAAGAGGATTTCCTCAACTGGACGAAATCCGAGAATTTCCGCGAGGCGCACCGCAACGCCGGGAATAACAAGGCGTTGTACTGGGGGCCGCCGCGCTTCGAAGGCTTTAATGTGGTCGCTGGGGTTTGA
- a CDS encoding LacI family DNA-binding transcriptional regulator, giving the protein MKGIRQLAEHLDISIGTVSRALNGKPDVNEETRKRVLAAAEELGYVANQSGRALRQGTTNVIGLMIESNKDIVEDSDNFFLGVTRGLQSVFARHKLDLIMLPCPSDEDPYEYLKRMVARRVVDAMIISATQRTDKRIDLLTKAKIPFVSLGRSLSSSNSSWIDLDFDGVANSAVDRLVAHGHRRIAIAAPSNDVNLGYIFLDGYRRALDRHGIAYDLSLVIRAKTSEQGGYQVGHELLQLADRPTAVILIYELMAIGLYRRLSEASITPGRDLAIIGFREEPRAKFLQPALTCFRISLRDLGAELGETLLATMPAYGHFYPNRPRTMIWPLELVPGESDSFHLKAE; this is encoded by the coding sequence ATGAAGGGAATTCGTCAGCTTGCCGAACATCTCGATATTTCGATCGGCACGGTGTCGCGGGCGCTGAACGGCAAGCCCGATGTCAACGAGGAAACCCGCAAGCGCGTGCTCGCCGCCGCCGAGGAACTTGGCTACGTCGCCAATCAATCAGGACGCGCGCTGCGGCAAGGCACGACCAATGTCATCGGCCTGATGATCGAGTCCAACAAGGACATCGTCGAGGACAGCGACAACTTCTTCCTTGGCGTGACCCGCGGGCTGCAGAGCGTATTTGCGCGCCACAAGCTCGATCTGATCATGCTGCCCTGCCCCAGCGACGAGGATCCTTACGAATATCTGAAGCGGATGGTCGCAAGACGCGTCGTCGACGCCATGATCATCTCGGCAACGCAACGCACGGATAAGCGCATTGATCTGCTGACCAAGGCGAAGATCCCCTTCGTATCGCTCGGCCGCAGCCTGTCGAGCAGTAACTCCTCCTGGATCGATCTCGATTTCGACGGCGTCGCCAATTCCGCCGTCGACCGGCTGGTGGCGCACGGGCATCGCCGTATCGCGATCGCCGCGCCATCGAACGACGTCAATCTCGGCTATATCTTTCTCGATGGCTATCGCCGCGCGCTCGACCGGCACGGGATTGCCTACGATCTTTCGCTGGTGATCCGGGCCAAGACCAGCGAACAGGGCGGCTATCAGGTCGGCCACGAGCTGCTGCAGCTCGCCGACCGGCCGACAGCGGTGATCCTGATCTACGAACTGATGGCGATCGGCCTTTACCGCCGGCTGAGTGAGGCCAGTATCACGCCCGGCCGCGACCTCGCCATCATCGGCTTTCGCGAGGAGCCGCGCGCCAAGTTCCTTCAGCCGGCGCTGACCTGCTTCCGCATATCGCTGCGCGATCTCGGTGCCGAGCTTGGAGAAACCCTGCTCGCCACCATGCCCGCCTACGGCCATTTCTATCCCAACAGGCCCCGCACCATGATCTGGCCGCTAGAGCTCGTTCCCGGAGAGAGCGACAGTTTTCACCTGAAGGCGGAATAG